ATGTCTGGCGTTGTCATGCTCGTCACTAAAATATCTCCTTCCTTCACCTTCTGCAGGTCACTAATATCTCGAACTAGTTTTACAGTACCAGCTCCGATTCCTGGGCTTGCGGGCAATCCTCTCAGAAGAATATTGCCTTCTCCAGTTTCCTCCCTTTTTATCTCTTCCTTTTTTATTGTTGTCACAGGCCTAGCTTGCACAACATACACCACATCGCCTTCCATCGCCCATTCCACATCCATTGGCTTGCCATAATGCTCTTCAATTGTCTTTCCAATTTCTGCAATCTCAAGTATTTTTGTATCCGGGATTTTTTGATATGCTCCCTGTTCTTCATCAATTCCTACCTCTACAGTGCCACCACTTTCACCTCTCACTACCATCATATGCTGAATACCAATCTCTTTGGAGATAATGTCCATCGTTTCTGTATCCACAATATAAGTGTCTGGAGTTACCTTTCCACTAACAATCGCCTCACCAAGTCCATAAACCGCTTCAATAATACACTTTTTCTCACCAGTTGTCGGCTCAGATGTAAACATGACACCACTGTGGGTTGCATTCACCATCTTCTGTACAACAACAGCCAGCCGAACCTTTGAGTGCTCAAAACCCTTCTTATGCCTGTAGTATGTAGCTCTAGGAGTGAAAAGCGATGACCAGCATTTCTTCACTGTTCTTATAAATTCCACTTCATCCTGGACATATAGGTAAGTGTCCTGCTGTCCAGCAAAACTAGCATCAGGCAAGTCCTCTGCTGTAGCAGATGATCTTACAGCGACGAAATCCACTCTCTGCTTCTTTAAAAAATTTCTATAATGCTCTAGAATTTCTTTTGCCATTTTTGCTGGTATCTTTGCATTCTCTATCTTAGCCCTTATCTGCAGGCAACGGTCTGTAAGTTGGTCAGTATTTTCGAAATCAACATCAGAGAGCAAGTCCTCTATCTCGTCCATGAGGCCAGCACTCTCAATAAAATCAGCGTATGCCTGGGCAGTAATTACAAAACCTGGCGGAACATTTATTCCAGCATTCAGCATTTCTCCAAGATTTGCACCTTTTCCACCTACAAGAGGAATATCGCTAGCACCGATTTCCTCAAACCCTACTATGTGCTTCTGCATGACCTCACCGCATCAATGTATTACATGAAAATATATTAACCTTCGCTCTTGATGCTTTTCAAGTCGGGTCGCAAATATTTAAAATTGCTGCCTCTAGAATTTCCTATCACAAACCAGAATTTTAATCTTTATTTACCATCGGCACGTTCACAAAAAAACTATATCCTTCTTTGCGTTTCTTTTTTCATGAAGGTCATCTTACTTAAGCATACCCCTGAACCAGAACTTACTGTTGCCCTTGCCGCAAAGACATGTCACACAAGAACGGTTGAAGAAGCAATGAAATTGAGTGAGGAAGAAGTAAAAAAAATCATCTCAATTGTCCTTAAATCAGGGCATTTTAGTGTGCTGGAACATGCAAATTTTACATTTGCAATTGAAGATGTAAGCAGAGTGTTAACCCATCAGCTGGTTCGACATCGGATTGCATCTTATTCTCAGCAGTCCCAAAGATATGTAAAACTGGAGGATTTGCCGTTCGTAATCCCTCCTGAAATTGAGAAAAATTTGCAATCAAAGCAAGTATTTTTAGAATGTGCTCAAAAATGCATGGAAGCATATAATCAGTTGATAGAAATGGGACTTACGATAGAAGATGCTAGATACATTCTTCCCTCTGCCACTAAAACCAACATTATTGTAACCATGAATGCCAGAGAACTTTATCATTTCTTTTCTCTCAGATGTTGCGAACGCTCTCAGTGGGAAATTCGAGAACTTGCAAAGGAGATGCTGAAAGAAGTGAAAAGGGTAGCCCCCAACATATTTGCCGATGCCGGTCCGGAGTGTGTGAGAGGCAAGTGTCCTGAAGGTGATTTTTCATGCCTAAAAGAAGCAGAACAAAAATGAAAAAGGAACAAGCATTTGAGCTCTGCACTAGAAAGGTCGAAGACATCGTTCTGAAGGATAACTTAAGTGTCCAGGAACTGCTTGAAATGTTTGAGAGAGCAGGTGGTTTCTCAGCGAAAAAGCTTGGCTTGGCCTACAAAATAATGAAACAGATGCTTGCGGAAAAGGATTGCGTGAAATTCTTTTCATTTCCAGCATGTATCGTCTCTACTGGAACAAGAGGTGTTATCAAGGAAATGGTGCGGAGAAAAATGGTGGATGTAATTATCACTACATGTGGAACTTTAGACCATGACCTGGCAAGAATCTGGAAAGATTACTACCACGGTGACTTTATGCTAGATGACAGGAAGCTTCATAGAGCAAAACTCAATCGCTTGGGTAATGTGTTGGTCCCAAATGACTCCTACGGTATCATCCTTGAAGCAAAACTCCAGCCAATGTTTGAAGACATTTACAATTCTGGGTTGAGAGAAATTTCAACCAAGCAACTCGTATGGGAAATTGGAAAGAGAATTGACTGTGAGGATTCCATCATCTACTGGGCTTACAAAAATAAGATTCCTGTTTTCATTCCAGGTATAACAGATGGTGCTGTTGGGTCTCAGGCCTGGCTTTTCTGGCAGACCCACAGGAACTTCAAAATAAATTTATTTGAGGATGAGCAAGAACTTGCGGACATAGTTTTTACAGCAAAGAAAACTGGTGCGTTGATGATTGGTGGAGGTATCTCAAAGCACCACACAATCTGGTGGAATCAGTTCAGAGATGGACTTGACTATGCTGTTTACATCACTACAGCCATGGAATACGATGGGAGCCTGTCTGGTGCTCAGGTAAGGGAAGCCATTTCCTGGGGAAAAGTAAAAGAGGATGCAAAACAGGTCACAGTGGAAGGCGACGCCACAGTGCTTTTACCTCTCCTGATTGCAGGATTGTTATAAGTGGCTAATGCTGATTTATTAAGGCAAGGTTAAGCATAATAGTATTCTCCTGCCTCTTTCTGCTCCCTGTCCTTTGCTGATTCTGGCTTGTTGACCCGTGGTCTTTTCGTTGTTTCGTCTCTCCTGAATGTGATGTTCACTGTTTTCAAAAATTCATTCATCCCATCTCGCATTGAAAGAATTTCTGAGGTTTTTCCCTCTTCTCCAGGCACACCATCAAACACGATCATTCGGTCTGCAACCAGGTCTATGAAATAAATGTCATGGTCAACTACCATGCCAGTCATTCCTGTTTTTGAAATAACACGCTTGATTGTCTTTGCAGCAATCATTCTCTGGTTGGAATCCAGGTAGGCAGAGGGCTCATCAAGAAGATATATGTCTGCGGGCTGTCCAAGGCAAAGGGCGATTGCAGTTCGTTGGAGTTCTCCACCAGAAAGTTCTGTGACATTTTTGTCGTAAAGATGTGTGACTTTCAAAGGATGTTCAATTTCCTCCTTGTAAAAATTTGTGAACATGATATCCTTCAAAATCTCTGCAAAAATTTGTCTTACTGTGTAATCTTCTGCAGGGTTTATGTACTGGGGTTTATAACTCACCTTCACATTTCTGGTTATGCTACCTTCGTCTGCCTTTTCCACACCTGCGAGCATCTTTACAAATGTGGTTTTGCCAGTTGCGTTAGCACCTACCATCCCAATAACCTCTCCCTTTCTTATAGCCCCTTCTTTTGTTTGAAGAGTAAAACCGCCATAACTCTTCCGCAGCGGTGTGAATTCAAGAACTATTTCCTGTGCAGCATTTTCTGGTGGAGGGTGCTCAAAAAATTCAATGGGGTAATCTCTAACACGAATGTTCTCTTCCTTCAGATAACCCTCAAGATAGCTGTTAATTGCAGTTCTCACAGCTTT
The Thermoplasmata archaeon genome window above contains:
- the thyX gene encoding FAD-dependent thymidylate synthase, with translation MKVILLKHTPEPELTVALAAKTCHTRTVEEAMKLSEEEVKKIISIVLKSGHFSVLEHANFTFAIEDVSRVLTHQLVRHRIASYSQQSQRYVKLEDLPFVIPPEIEKNLQSKQVFLECAQKCMEAYNQLIEMGLTIEDARYILPSATKTNIIVTMNARELYHFFSLRCCERSQWEIRELAKEMLKEVKRVAPNIFADAGPECVRGKCPEGDFSCLKEAEQK
- a CDS encoding deoxyhypusine synthase; amino-acid sequence: MKKEQAFELCTRKVEDIVLKDNLSVQELLEMFERAGGFSAKKLGLAYKIMKQMLAEKDCVKFFSFPACIVSTGTRGVIKEMVRRKMVDVIITTCGTLDHDLARIWKDYYHGDFMLDDRKLHRAKLNRLGNVLVPNDSYGIILEAKLQPMFEDIYNSGLREISTKQLVWEIGKRIDCEDSIIYWAYKNKIPVFIPGITDGAVGSQAWLFWQTHRNFKINLFEDEQELADIVFTAKKTGALMIGGGISKHHTIWWNQFRDGLDYAVYITTAMEYDGSLSGAQVREAISWGKVKEDAKQVTVEGDATVLLPLLIAGLL